In Ruminiclostridium papyrosolvens DSM 2782, the following proteins share a genomic window:
- a CDS encoding MerR family transcriptional regulator, with the protein MEVLKERYSITELSASLNITDHALRFYEKEFGLNIPKDNRGRRYYTTDLANLMYQIKAMRDQGLELKAIRKILEDEHIIKPKDISVPISAEQLPAVVSKRLEELSSAELSMILETLNGIKEQLFNNVAAEFVSTREHISKEIHSSKMELGACVENSSRKLEIKMDKHFQEVDRYITNWRERKNTTLTGKLKKLIGK; encoded by the coding sequence ATGGAAGTACTTAAAGAAAGATATTCTATAACAGAGCTTAGCGCATCTTTGAATATAACAGATCATGCTTTAAGATTTTACGAAAAGGAGTTTGGGTTAAATATTCCCAAGGACAATAGAGGCAGACGCTATTATACTACTGACCTTGCAAATTTAATGTATCAGATTAAAGCCATGCGTGACCAAGGTCTTGAGCTAAAAGCTATACGAAAAATTCTTGAGGACGAACATATTATTAAACCTAAAGATATCAGCGTCCCAATATCCGCTGAACAGCTTCCTGCCGTAGTTTCAAAGAGATTGGAGGAACTGAGCAGTGCTGAGCTTTCTATGATACTGGAAACCTTAAACGGTATAAAAGAGCAGCTTTTTAATAATGTTGCCGCAGAATTTGTAAGTACGAGAGAACATATTTCAAAAGAAATTCATAGCTCCAAGATGGAACTTGGAGCTTGTGTTGAAAATAGTTCTCGTAAACTGGAAATAAAAATGGACAAGCATTTTCAGGAGGTAGACAGGTATATTACCAATTGGAGAGAACGGAAAAACACAACTCTCACAGGTAAACTGAAAAAACTCATCGGAAAATAA
- a CDS encoding TM2 domain-containing protein codes for MYCRNCGNVVNDQAVICVTCGVPTGRGNNFCPLCGEATDSMSQICMKCGFSLNNYGQQKSKLAAGLFGIFLGAFGVHRFYLGYIGIGLAQLLLTVLSCFILSPIIWVWGLIEGILILAGSINKDSKGLTLKD; via the coding sequence ATGTATTGTAGAAATTGCGGAAACGTTGTAAATGACCAGGCTGTTATATGCGTTACGTGTGGAGTACCTACAGGAAGAGGAAACAACTTCTGTCCTTTATGTGGCGAAGCAACCGATTCAATGTCTCAGATATGTATGAAATGCGGTTTTAGTTTAAATAATTACGGACAACAAAAGTCAAAGCTTGCTGCAGGATTGTTTGGTATTTTCCTCGGAGCCTTTGGTGTTCACAGATTTTACCTTGGGTATATAGGAATTGGTCTGGCACAGTTATTACTGACTGTATTATCATGCTTTATTCTGTCACCAATCATATGGGTTTGGGGATTGATAGAAGGAATTTTGATACTTGCCGGTTCTATTAATAAGGATTCTAAGGGTTTAACCTTAAAGGATTAA
- a CDS encoding RluA family pseudouridine synthase produces MLLERTVSENEAGKTLKYVLKNGLQLSERLIKKLKLQQKIYVNEHPERVNYVVKEEDKLKVILDLEEECENIEPQDIPLNIIYEDECMLVLNKQPGIVVHPTSYHPDNTIANGIVYYLKQKGVIKKVRPVSRLDRETSGIIIFAKNQFTQETLIQQMHANLFKKEYLGVVQGIPEKSEGTINLPIARKPGSIMLRHISEEGAPSITHYKVLNSFPLHNSALLGFNLETGRTHQIRVHCHAMGFPIYGDTLYSDNTNLFISRQALHSYRTEILHPVTRKEVIFTAELPSDIAGLLEILSQ; encoded by the coding sequence ATGTTATTAGAGAGGACAGTCAGTGAGAATGAAGCCGGAAAAACTCTTAAATACGTTTTGAAAAACGGACTTCAGCTTTCTGAAAGACTTATAAAGAAACTAAAATTGCAGCAGAAGATTTATGTAAACGAACATCCTGAAAGAGTCAATTATGTTGTAAAGGAAGAGGACAAGCTTAAAGTAATACTTGATCTTGAGGAGGAATGTGAAAATATAGAGCCCCAAGACATACCTCTTAATATTATATACGAAGATGAATGTATGCTGGTTCTCAACAAGCAGCCCGGAATCGTGGTCCATCCAACAAGTTACCATCCGGATAATACCATAGCCAACGGAATAGTCTATTACCTGAAACAGAAAGGTGTAATCAAAAAAGTACGTCCTGTCAGCCGACTTGACAGAGAGACTTCAGGTATAATTATTTTTGCAAAAAATCAGTTTACCCAAGAGACACTCATCCAGCAAATGCATGCCAATTTGTTTAAAAAGGAATATCTGGGAGTTGTACAAGGTATACCCGAAAAAAGTGAAGGTACTATAAATCTGCCTATAGCCAGAAAACCCGGCAGTATTATGCTAAGGCATATCTCTGAGGAAGGAGCACCATCAATAACACATTATAAGGTTTTGAATAGTTTTCCTTTACACAATTCAGCCTTATTGGGTTTTAATCTTGAGACAGGACGAACACACCAGATAAGAGTTCATTGTCATGCAATGGGATTCCCTATCTATGGCGACACTTTGTATTCAGATAACACAAATTTATTCATTTCCCGGCAAGCCCTTCATTCCTATAGAACCGAGATACTTCATCCTGTTACCCGAAAAGAAGTTATATTCACGGCTGAGCTTCCTTCTGACATAGCCGGACTACTGGAAATACTAAGTCAATAA
- the ychF gene encoding redox-regulated ATPase YchF, translated as MKLGIVGLPNVGKSTLFNAITKAGAESANYPFCTIEPNVGIVAVPDERLDMLAKMYNPEKITPTVIEFVDIAGLVKGASKGEGLGNKFLSHIREVDSIVHVVRCFEDSNIVHVDGSIGPKRDIETINLELIFSDLEMIERRIDRTKKMLKSGDKKFQVEMELYESLKAHLESGKPVRSMSFDQEQQQLVDQLFLITLKPVLYAANVSEEDLSSLDSNRFLAELKEVAAEENSEVMVICAKIEEEIAQLDDEEKADFLEAMGLEESGLDKLIKASYKILGLISYLTAGPQEVRAWTITKGTKAPQAAGKIHSDFERGFIRAEIVAYDDLISSGTYSVAKEKGLVRSEGKEYVMHDGDVTLFRFNV; from the coding sequence ATGAAATTAGGAATTGTAGGACTACCTAACGTAGGAAAAAGCACACTATTTAATGCAATAACAAAAGCAGGTGCAGAAAGTGCAAATTACCCGTTTTGTACTATTGAGCCAAATGTAGGAATTGTAGCTGTTCCTGATGAAAGACTGGACATGCTCGCAAAAATGTATAATCCTGAAAAAATAACTCCTACCGTAATTGAGTTTGTTGATATTGCAGGCCTTGTTAAAGGTGCTAGTAAAGGTGAAGGGTTGGGAAATAAATTTCTTTCTCACATAAGAGAAGTAGATTCAATAGTCCATGTTGTAAGATGTTTTGAGGATAGTAATATTGTTCATGTTGACGGTTCCATTGGTCCAAAAAGAGACATTGAAACTATTAATCTTGAATTGATTTTCTCAGACCTCGAAATGATAGAGAGAAGAATTGACAGAACAAAAAAAATGCTTAAATCGGGAGACAAAAAGTTTCAGGTCGAAATGGAGCTGTATGAATCCCTAAAGGCTCACCTTGAAAGTGGGAAACCTGTAAGATCAATGTCTTTTGACCAAGAACAGCAGCAGCTTGTTGACCAGTTATTTCTTATAACCTTAAAACCTGTTCTTTATGCTGCAAATGTTTCCGAAGAGGACTTATCTTCTCTGGACAGTAACAGATTCCTTGCAGAGCTTAAAGAAGTAGCCGCTGAAGAAAATTCGGAAGTTATGGTAATTTGTGCAAAAATTGAAGAAGAGATTGCTCAGCTTGATGATGAAGAAAAGGCTGATTTCCTTGAAGCCATGGGTCTGGAAGAATCAGGTCTGGACAAGCTTATTAAAGCCAGTTACAAAATTCTGGGACTGATAAGCTATCTGACTGCCGGCCCCCAGGAAGTAAGAGCATGGACTATCACAAAAGGAACCAAAGCACCTCAGGCAGCCGGTAAAATCCATAGCGACTTTGAAAGGGGTTTTATCAGAGCCGAGATTGTAGCTTATGACGATTTAATCAGTTCCGGCACATATTCCGTTGCCAAGGAAAAAGGATTGGTTAGATCAGAAGGTAAGGAATATGTAATGCACGATGGAGATGTTACATTATTCAGGTTCAACGTTTAG
- a CDS encoding HlyD family efflux transporter periplasmic adaptor subunit, protein MGSVVKIKGIKIGTLILGIFLLIYLPSLLYITFGNTIEKDILKNGKIEVVQNVDGILVRNEKVINSPDDGNCVMDAVEGEKVPAFYRIATIVKNVPVSTYEELKKKEMQISSAQKAQKENLGVFSSDIAKLDSEIIEKVKNLGQQSIRGSLVESYDTLSDIDSVVYRKSDIFGDNSKSGKYINRLISEKAEIESRLNNNVKEVRAGSAGLISFAIDGYESLLTPGYIQKAAPQDLENITVKNTNRDFNVVDVKKGEPIAKLVKDLDNYMVTVVDEKAAKELKADKPVTLRINDIGYSMDAVINYSSDAINGKKIVSFKFDTGLDETIGMRRINVDVVLSSYSGLKVPRSCLQNINTTKKTAKICLLNGNTATFKEVKLVGMNEDAAIIDKPDGDSIVALYKTYILNPKNIQEGQIID, encoded by the coding sequence ATGGGGAGTGTAGTCAAAATCAAGGGCATTAAAATAGGCACACTGATTCTGGGAATCTTTCTACTAATATATCTGCCATCATTGCTTTACATAACATTTGGTAATACTATTGAAAAAGATATACTAAAGAACGGTAAAATAGAAGTAGTTCAAAATGTTGATGGTATTTTGGTAAGAAATGAAAAAGTTATAAATTCTCCGGATGATGGCAATTGTGTTATGGATGCTGTGGAGGGTGAAAAGGTTCCTGCTTTTTACAGGATAGCTACTATAGTCAAAAATGTACCAGTTTCAACTTACGAGGAGCTCAAAAAAAAGGAAATGCAAATCAGCAGTGCTCAAAAAGCCCAAAAAGAAAACTTAGGAGTTTTCTCCAGTGATATAGCTAAACTTGACTCCGAAATAATTGAAAAGGTGAAGAATTTAGGGCAGCAGTCAATAAGAGGAAGCCTTGTTGAAAGCTATGATACTTTGTCTGATATTGACAGTGTTGTTTACAGAAAGTCCGATATATTCGGTGATAACAGTAAATCCGGGAAATATATAAACAGACTAATCAGTGAAAAGGCAGAAATTGAAAGCAGACTAAATAATAATGTTAAAGAGGTAAGAGCCGGTTCGGCGGGATTGATATCCTTTGCCATAGATGGTTATGAATCACTTCTGACTCCGGGTTATATACAAAAGGCTGCTCCTCAGGACTTAGAAAACATAACCGTAAAAAATACAAACAGGGACTTTAATGTTGTTGATGTAAAAAAAGGTGAACCTATTGCAAAGCTGGTAAAAGATTTGGACAATTACATGGTTACTGTAGTGGATGAGAAAGCAGCAAAGGAGTTAAAAGCAGATAAACCTGTAACTCTGAGAATTAATGATATTGGTTACAGTATGGATGCAGTAATCAATTACAGTTCGGATGCTATTAACGGAAAAAAAATTGTTTCGTTTAAATTTGATACGGGTCTGGATGAAACTATAGGTATGCGCAGGATAAATGTTGACGTAGTATTATCCAGCTATAGTGGTTTAAAGGTTCCTCGCAGCTGCCTTCAAAATATAAATACTACAAAAAAAACTGCCAAAATATGTTTATTAAACGGGAATACAGCTACCTTTAAAGAGGTAAAATTAGTTGGGATGAATGAAGATGCAGCAATAATTGATAAGCCCGATGGGGATTCAATAGTAGCACTTTACAAAACGTATATTCTAAATCCCAAAAACATACAGGAGGGACAGATAATTGATTGA
- a CDS encoding aminotransferase class I/II-fold pyridoxal phosphate-dependent enzyme encodes MDLQTKEFLKQNFEIDDKIIELAEQAEKDAQEVFARIDGTKQLNQMKVIKAMQENKLSDSHFNGTTGYGYDDRGREVLDSVYANIFQTEDALVRHQIVSGTQALALCLFGNLRPGDELVAVTGKPYDTLEEVIGIRGENCGSLKEFGVTYRQVDLKDGKPDLDKIKATVSQKTKMAMIQRSRGYSWRDALSVENIKNVIDAVKEVNSNIIVMVDNCYGEFVEVLEPTQVGADIIAGSLIKNPGGGLALTGGYIAGKKHLVEQAAYRLTSPGLGKEVGASLGNNRLMFQGLFMAPHVVAESLKGAVFCAALMERAGFETMPSVKSHRSDIIQSVKFNNKESLIAFCQGIQKGSPVDSYVTPQPWDMPGYDSPVIMAAGAFVQGSSIELSADAPIKEPYVAYMQGGLVYEHVKLGNIIALQKLFHQGMIR; translated from the coding sequence ATGGATTTACAAACAAAGGAATTTTTAAAGCAGAATTTTGAAATAGATGACAAGATTATTGAATTGGCTGAACAAGCTGAAAAAGATGCACAAGAAGTATTTGCACGAATTGACGGTACAAAGCAGCTGAATCAGATGAAGGTAATTAAGGCAATGCAGGAAAATAAACTAAGCGATTCACATTTTAACGGAACAACCGGCTACGGCTATGACGACAGGGGAAGGGAAGTTCTGGACAGTGTTTATGCAAATATATTTCAAACTGAGGACGCTCTAGTACGTCATCAGATTGTATCGGGTACCCAGGCACTGGCACTTTGCCTTTTTGGAAATCTAAGGCCCGGGGATGAACTGGTAGCTGTAACAGGTAAACCCTATGACACTCTGGAAGAAGTAATCGGAATAAGAGGAGAAAACTGCGGTTCTCTGAAAGAGTTTGGAGTCACGTACAGACAGGTGGATTTGAAGGATGGAAAACCTGATTTGGACAAAATAAAAGCAACTGTGTCCCAAAAAACCAAGATGGCTATGATTCAGCGTTCAAGAGGCTATTCATGGAGAGATGCACTGTCTGTTGAGAATATTAAAAATGTAATAGATGCAGTTAAAGAAGTTAACAGTAACATAATTGTAATGGTTGATAACTGTTACGGGGAGTTTGTTGAGGTTTTAGAGCCTACACAGGTGGGAGCGGACATAATAGCAGGTTCTCTGATAAAGAATCCCGGGGGAGGACTTGCACTGACCGGAGGCTATATAGCCGGAAAGAAACACCTTGTGGAGCAGGCTGCCTACAGGCTTACATCCCCGGGTCTTGGCAAAGAAGTGGGTGCTTCTCTGGGAAACAACAGGCTTATGTTCCAAGGCTTATTTATGGCACCTCATGTAGTGGCTGAAAGCTTAAAGGGTGCTGTGTTTTGTGCCGCTCTTATGGAGCGGGCAGGATTTGAGACAATGCCTTCAGTAAAGTCACACAGAAGTGATATAATACAATCAGTAAAATTCAATAATAAAGAAAGCCTTATTGCATTTTGTCAAGGCATACAGAAGGGGTCTCCTGTAGACTCTTATGTTACCCCACAACCGTGGGATATGCCGGGATATGATTCACCGGTTATTATGGCAGCAGGAGCATTTGTACAGGGCTCGTCTATTGAACTCAGTGCAGATGCACCTATAAAAGAACCTTATGTGGCTTACATGCAGGGTGGTCTTGTATATGAACATGTAAAGCTGGGTAATATTATTGCTTTGCAAAAACTGTTTCATCAGGGGATGATAAGGTAA